Proteins encoded together in one Fibrobacter sp. window:
- a CDS encoding MBL fold metallo-hydrolase, with product MRYSVFSLKKWVLAAVFALTACTCVIDEGEEEALPLRVEFLDVGQGLAVLLEYGGRFALYDTGPDSVGVVDSLVARGVDTLEWVVVSHNHRDHAGGFMEFAVDRGGVSGEAGAGFARVGTSPRIVDSSQVGSAARVHVRRLFVGPDTAGGFVRDSVLRVARRLGVPVDMLVRGDALGFAADCGQSSGAGKGSPECVAGSGQSSGAGDAPRFDVLWPPDYVREGGNPASVVLRVEFGVSTALLTGDLDSAGERRLLELSPTLSAGLLQVPHHGSAGSSSLRFVAQVAPDYAVASVGAGNSYGHPAMSVIRKYAYVLGDTARFFRTDRDGSVTFELWPDLGVVVNTN from the coding sequence ATGAGATACTCTGTTTTTTCGTTAAAAAAGTGGGTTCTGGCGGCCGTTTTCGCCCTGACCGCATGCACTTGTGTGATAGATGAGGGCGAGGAGGAGGCTCTTCCGCTGCGGGTCGAGTTTCTTGATGTGGGGCAGGGGCTCGCGGTGCTGCTGGAGTATGGCGGGCGTTTCGCGCTGTACGATACGGGGCCCGATTCCGTGGGGGTGGTGGATTCGCTGGTCGCGCGCGGGGTGGATACGCTCGAGTGGGTGGTGGTGAGCCATAACCACAGGGACCATGCGGGCGGGTTCATGGAGTTCGCTGTGGACCGCGGTGGGGTTTCGGGTGAGGCGGGCGCTGGCTTTGCTCGGGTTGGGACGTCGCCGCGGATTGTTGACTCTTCTCAGGTTGGGAGTGCCGCGCGGGTGCATGTGCGGCGTCTGTTCGTGGGGCCGGATACCGCGGGCGGTTTTGTGCGGGATAGCGTACTGCGGGTGGCTCGCAGGTTGGGCGTCCCGGTGGATATGCTTGTGCGCGGGGATGCGCTCGGGTTCGCTGCGGATTGCGGGCAGTCTTCGGGTGCCGGGAAAGGTTCGCCCGAGTGTGTCGCGGGTTCCGGGCAGTCTTCGGGTGCCGGGGATGCCCCGCGGTTCGACGTTCTTTGGCCGCCGGATTACGTGCGCGAAGGCGGGAACCCTGCGAGCGTGGTTCTGCGGGTGGAATTCGGGGTTTCTACCGCCCTCCTGACGGGCGACCTGGATTCTGCGGGTGAACGCCGCCTGCTGGAACTTTCCCCCACGCTCTCCGCGGGCTTGCTGCAGGTGCCGCACCACGGATCTGCGGGGAGCAGCTCACTGCGGTTCGTTGCGCAAGTCGCTCCGGATTATGCCGTGGCAAGCGTTGGCGCGGGCAACAGCTACGGGCACCCCGCCATGTCGGTTATCCGCAAGTACGCTTATGTGCTCGGGGATACGGCGCGGTTTTTCCGCACCGACCGAGACGGCAGCGTGACGTT